The genome window TGACATTGACCGTGTTACCGAACTGTTTGTCCCAGAAAACGCAATAGAAAAAACCAAATCCGAAGCACTATTACTTCCTCGACTTGACATTAGTAAGATGGACACACAATGGGTACAAGTATTGGCTGAAGGCTGGGCAGCTCCACTTGGTGGTTTCATGAACGAAGAAGAATATTTACAGGTATTCAATAACATTTGAAACTATAaatcatttgaaaattgtaacgtatgtaatattataatataatataatattattattatttgcagacTTTGCATTTCAATAGTTTTAGTGAGGATGTTAACCAATCCATACCTATTGTTTTGCCCATAACCACTGATAAAAAGGAACAGCTATTTGGCTGTGAAGAAATTGCTTTATGGTATAATTCAAAACCGATAGCAATACTTCGTAAACCATCATTCTATCCCCACCGTAAAGAAGAACGAGTATGTCGTCAATTTGGAACATCGCATCCCAATCATCCTTATATAaaagtacttaatttttttaggcaCTTTTTGCCATTAttgtaattgatattttatttattatatttcagacaATTTATGAAAGTGGTGATTGGTTGGTTGGTGGTAACTTAGACGTTATAGAAAGGATCTTATGGAATGATGGTTTGGACGATATTCGTTTCACACCAAATGAACTCCGTGCAAAATGGAGAGAAATGAAAGCAGATGCAATATTTGCTTTCCAACTTCGAAACCCAATACATAACGGCCATGC of Acyrthosiphon pisum isolate AL4f unplaced genomic scaffold, pea_aphid_22Mar2018_4r6ur Scaffold_14585;HRSCAF=15233, whole genome shotgun sequence contains these proteins:
- the LOC100571797 gene encoding bifunctional 3'-phosphoadenosine 5'-phosphosulfate synthase-like; amino-acid sequence: MNRDIDRVTELFVPENAIEKTKSEALLLPRLDISKMDTQWVQVLAEGWAAPLGGFMNEEEYLQTLHFNSFSEDVNQSIPIVLPITTDKKEQLFGCEEIALWYNSKPIAILRKPSFYPHRKEERVCRQFGTSHPNHPYIKTIYESGDWLVGGNLDVIERILWNDGLDDIRFTPNELRAKWREMKADAIFAFQLRNPIHNGHALLMQDTKKKLLERGYKKPVLLLHPLGGWTKDDDVPLHVRILQHKAVLKDGILDPENTVLAIFPAPMNYAGPTEVQWHAKARMSAGANFYIVGRDPAGVPHPDPNTSGDLFDPTHGARVLTMAPGLSDLEIIPFRVAAYDKTKKAMDFYDSTRHNDFNFISGTKMRGLAKDGVEPPAGFMAS